The sequence below is a genomic window from Sphingobium sp. EP60837.
TTTGATCCCTTCCACCCATCTGCGCTTCAAAACGACCCTGCCCAGCCGGCTTCCGGTCATATTTCTGATCCGTGATCCGCGGGCGGTACTCACGTCCGATTATCACCATGTCACGCGGCACAAGATGTCCTTCCGCGGCAACATTGACGATTTCCTTGTGGATGAAGACCGGGGCCTGCCGCACTACATAAAATATATGAATAGCTGGTCAACTGGCCTCGCACGGCATGATCATCATATCATATATTATGAGGATCTACTGGCCCATACGGCGTCAGAAGTAGAAAAGTTGCTCAACTTCCTGGGTGAAGCGGTCAACACCCAAGCCCTACAATATGCCGTGGAGAATTCGTCTTTTGAAAAACTGAAGGCATTGGAACTTGCCCAGGGCATTCCCGGTCATGTCTATGACAGGTCGGATGCAGATGCCTTGCGGATGAGAAAAGGACAGTCCGACAGCTTTCGCGAAGAGCTGACAATTGATCAACAAAAATTCATAGAGGATAGCTGCAAATCTCAGTTGAACCGGCGCATGCTGACGAAACTGGACCGGTACGGCTTCCTGGACACGCACCCGTCCGCTGCTGCCGGACAGAGTGGAAGTGCAACACTCGCAGCACCGAAGGAACCGGCGAACGATTCCACGATCAAGCGCCGTCTGACAAATCTCGGGGTGCAACTGCTGAGCGAAGCGATGGTCATCATTGGCCTTGCCGCCATGCTCATCGCTCCGCCCATATTGGCCATAGAGGCGGGCGAATGGCTGTTCCGGCGAGAATGGGACGGCCATTCCCTGGAAGATGGCCTCGCCCTGTTCGGGATCGACAGGGTGGGCCCTGTGGAAACACCGACTGAACAGGTCCTGGACGTTCTTCTGGCGCTACCGCTTACGATCACCTTGTTCATGTATGGCCTCCTCACGCTGTTGGCGGGGGTGCATTTTGGTGACTGGGGCCTGCAGGGAGTGAAGCTCAAGAAAAATCTCGCGGTCCGACAGAGCAGAACGCCCCGCAAGGTCATGCCCAAGAAACCGCCCTCCGATCTTGAGCCGGCATGACAGGCGCCCAATCCGATCCTTGTCCCGCGCCAGCGCAAAGGTAAAAGGCCCGCCCCGCGGTGAAGCGTGGACGGGCCTTTTCAGTGCATGAAACGAGAGGCGGGCAGAGCCACGCAACTGTCCTGCGGCTGATCCGACCGCAGGCGCTTGCCGCGCTTATTCGCCATCATCCTCCGCTTCGGGTCCGGTCATCATCCCTTCGGCGACCTCTTCGGTCTTGCCGCGAATGGCCCGTTCCAGACGGTCGGCCATTTCGGGATTTTCCTTGAGGAAGGTCTTAGCGTTCTCGCGGCCCTGGCCGATGCGAACCGAGTCATAGGAGAACCAGGCCCCCGACTTCTCGACCACGCCAGCCTTAACGCCCAGGTCGAGAATCTCGCCGATCTTCGAAATGCCCTCACCATACATGATGTCGAATTCGACCTGCTTGAACGGTGGCGCAACCTTGTTTTTCACCACCTTCACGCGGGTTGCATTGCCGACGATATCGTCGCGATCCTTGATCTGGCCGGTGCGGCGAATGTCCAGACGGACCGAGGCGTAGAACTTAAGCGCATTGCCGCCGGTCGTCGTTTCCGGATTCCCGTACATGACGCCGATCTTCATGCGGACCTGGTTGATGAAGATGACGAGGCATTTGGAGCGCGAGATCGAACCTGTCAGCTTGCGCAACGCCTGGCTCATCAGACGGGCCTGCAGGCCGACATGGCTGTCGCCCATCTCGCCTTCAATTTCCGCGCGAGGGACGAGGGCTGCAACCGAGTCGATCACCAGAACGTCGATCGCGTTGGAGCGGACGAGGGTATCTACGATCTCCAGTGCTTGTTCGCCCGTATCCGGCTGTGACACAATCAGCTCGTCGATATCGACGCCGAGCTTCTTGGCATAGGCAGGGTCAAGGGCATGTTCGGCATCGACGAAGGCGGCGATGCCGCCCGTCTTTTGCGCTTCGGCGATGGCATGCAACGCCAGCGTCGTCTTGCCCGAGCTTTCCGGCCCGTAAATTTCAATGATGCGACCGCGCGGCAGGCCCCCTATTCCGAGTGCGATGTCGAGCCCCAGCGATCCGGTCGGGATCGCTTCGATCTCGATCTTCTCGCGGCTGCCCAGCTTCATTGCCGAGCCTTTACCAAAGGCGCGATCAATCTGGGAAAGGGCCGCTTCCAATGCTTTCTGTCTGTCCATTGTCCCTGTCTTCTTGGAATCGATGAGTGAGAGCATTGCTGTCATCGGCCTATCCCCTGTCAAGCGGAAGCGCCGATTCAGTGGCGCCTTGGCCACTACGTATCCCCTTTGTTCTTCAAGAACAAGAGGGGAACGGAATTTTCCTATTAGACTGCGAGCACCTTCGTCAAAGCGCGCTCAACCGCCCCGATCGTATAGGGTTTCGCCAGCGTCGGACGGTCCGAATGGCTCGACGGGACATCATCGGCCATGCCGCCCGTAGCGAAAATGAAGGGAATGCCACTTTCTGCAAGCAGGTCGGCGACGGGCCAGCTTTTTTCGCCCTGAAGATTGCAATCGACCAACGCGGCGTCAAAGCCGCCCCTGCGCGCATGATCGCACGCCTCTTCAACCGACACAGCGATAGCATGCAACCGGTATCCTAGGGTGTCGAGATAATCTTCCAGCATCATGCCGATCATCGCTTCATCCTCGACCACCAGGATGGTCTTGCTGTCCGACATGTGCGATCCCCTATTTTCGTTACGCTCGCCATCTTATCATCGGCGCGCCGACCAGCATAAACGCTTGATCGTTCAAGAAGTTCAATCCACCGCGGGCCGCATCGCCAACGCGTCGCGCGCGGCCTCCGCCAGCTGGCTGACGGAGAAAGGCTTGGGCAAAAATGCGACATTGGCGATGTCGATCGATTTGCGCAGCTGTTCCTCGGCATAGCCCGACATGAACAACACGGGGAGGTCGGG
It includes:
- the recA gene encoding recombinase RecA, with amino-acid sequence MTAMLSLIDSKKTGTMDRQKALEAALSQIDRAFGKGSAMKLGSREKIEIEAIPTGSLGLDIALGIGGLPRGRIIEIYGPESSGKTTLALHAIAEAQKTGGIAAFVDAEHALDPAYAKKLGVDIDELIVSQPDTGEQALEIVDTLVRSNAIDVLVIDSVAALVPRAEIEGEMGDSHVGLQARLMSQALRKLTGSISRSKCLVIFINQVRMKIGVMYGNPETTTGGNALKFYASVRLDIRRTGQIKDRDDIVGNATRVKVVKNKVAPPFKQVEFDIMYGEGISKIGEILDLGVKAGVVEKSGAWFSYDSVRIGQGRENAKTFLKENPEMADRLERAIRGKTEEVAEGMMTGPEAEDDGE
- a CDS encoding response regulator → MSDSKTILVVEDEAMIGMMLEDYLDTLGYRLHAIAVSVEEACDHARRGGFDAALVDCNLQGEKSWPVADLLAESGIPFIFATGGMADDVPSSHSDRPTLAKPYTIGAVERALTKVLAV
- a CDS encoding sulfotransferase domain-containing protein, with the translated sequence MDTPLIASLTQAPSLLARRISSARSLRLVSSAATALLASYPKSGRTWLRFILAQYFLASREYSPITTQSMFTFAPNFDLDPVRGIPAFVRRSEEASFPLIPSTHLRFKTTLPSRLPVIFLIRDPRAVLTSDYHHVTRHKMSFRGNIDDFLVDEDRGLPHYIKYMNSWSTGLARHDHHIIYYEDLLAHTASEVEKLLNFLGEAVNTQALQYAVENSSFEKLKALELAQGIPGHVYDRSDADALRMRKGQSDSFREELTIDQQKFIEDSCKSQLNRRMLTKLDRYGFLDTHPSAAAGQSGSATLAAPKEPANDSTIKRRLTNLGVQLLSEAMVIIGLAAMLIAPPILAIEAGEWLFRREWDGHSLEDGLALFGIDRVGPVETPTEQVLDVLLALPLTITLFMYGLLTLLAGVHFGDWGLQGVKLKKNLAVRQSRTPRKVMPKKPPSDLEPA